In the Wyeomyia smithii strain HCP4-BCI-WySm-NY-G18 chromosome 2, ASM2978416v1, whole genome shotgun sequence genome, one interval contains:
- the LOC129720624 gene encoding uncharacterized protein LOC129720624, producing MLPQQFVINSIWRCGPPWLSKGEENWPKHPTGTPPDDILERRKTVLVIRQPLEHCFLFHRYSSFWRLVRITALILRFANHCRRKFIHYPHLLAIAELEQAKEALTKVAQQEMFTEELKELAQSRPVSNKSSLKLLGPFLDEKGIIRIGGRLERSTENCQTKHPAILPKIHPLTRLITKHYHALCLHSGPRMTLATMRQEFWPINGKVTANLVCRKCPRCFRQNPVPVKQPIGQFPKFRITPSRAFTVVGVDYCGPVYIKPPHRRAALRKAYIAVFVCFASKAVHLELVSDLSTDAFIAALRSFIAHHGMPSEIQSDNGARTVPPLRQQTHPGSYN from the coding sequence ATGCTCCCTCAGCAATTTGTCATCAACAGCATCTGGCGCTGTGGCCCACCCTGGCTTTCAAAAGGGGAAGAAAACTGGCCTAAACACCCCACTGGAACTCCGCCAGATGACATACTAGAACGACGAAAAACTGTACTAGTGATACGCCAGCCACTGGAACATTGTTTCCTTTTCCACCGATACTCATCCTTCTGGCGCTTGGTTCGAATTACCGCTTTGATTCTTCGCTTTGCCAACCATTGTCGTCGCAAATTTATTCACTATCCTCACCTACTCGCTATAGCAGAATTAGAACAAGCAAAGGAAGCGCTAACGAAAGTTGCACAGCAGGAAATGTTCACTGAGGAGCTAAAGGAACTGGCACAATCCCGGCCTGTTTCCAACAAATCATCGTTGAAATTACTTGGTCCTTTTCTCGACGAAAAAGGCATTATTCGTATCGGCGGCAGACTTGAGCGCTCCACTGAAAACTGCCAAACCAAGCACCCAGCGATTTTACCTAAAATCCACCCACTCACACGCCTCATCACGAAACACTATCACGCACTATGCTTACACTCTGGTCCTCGCATGACGCTAGCTACGATGAGGCAAGAATTCTGGCCAATCAACGGAAAAGTTACCGCTAATCTTGTGTGTAGAAAGTGTCCGCGATGCTTCCGCCAAAACCCTGTCCCTGTTAAGCAACCCATTGGCCAATTCCCGAAATTCCGCATCACGCCTAGCAGAGCTTTCACCGTCGTCGGAGTGGACTACTGCGGCCCTGTCTACATCAAACCACCACACCGAAGAGCGGCACTACGAAAAGCATACATAGCCGTGTTTGTTTGCTTTGCCTCCAAGGCTGTACACCTCGAGCTCGTCAGCGATTTGTCCACAGATGCCTTCATCGCTGCCCTACGTAGTTTTATCGCCCACCATGGTATGCCGTCTGAAATTCAATCGGACAACGGGGCTCGAACTGTACCGCCTCTTCGACAACAAACGCACCCGGGAAGCTATAACTAA
- the LOC129720625 gene encoding uncharacterized protein LOC129720625: protein MATTSKKYKRLVRSRNYVVQCVERLDQYLQTTKEFDEQAVRVRMEKSEQKYTEFEEIQNDIEGLDDSEENIADHQQLRAEFEEKYYERHLNALFGYTRMKRESAAGLHDLIDCFERNTKILDQLGEKTNGWGAMLVHLMVSKLDDVMQKLWEENVTPDKEPSFASLVEFLKKQTRVLDAVSVDQHMFSTATSFSGSKFRPTKVSVNSATENTPSNCFACTTVDCPSKYRCKTCSKKHHSLLHPGFPGFGSTSNPNSTSVASNVNSSVPTTTGGALNSGESVSSSVASISSNVVMGQPRSHTFLLTVLLKVKDVWGRTHQARALLDSGSQVNLMSENMCKLLQLSRRDKKVEITGIGQSRSRTAYEVSTTIASRVQNFSTSMDFLVLGQVTSDQPSVSIPLAHLKLPPDMVLADPSFNVSEPIDLILGAQQFYEFHVRDGGRLQVRNFDNTLPVFVNTVFGWVVAGEAKCMKESTLVSCHITKLDSLEKAIEKFWIVEELPVKTPRSQEEEYCETHFVNTRKSWMYGDFMKEYIELGHMKCIGGVDDLSLDEGKTVCYLPHHPVFKESSTTTKVRVVYNGSAKTSTNFSLNDALLTGPTIQDDLLSLMLRFRKHAIVLVADVAKMYRQIQVHSDDTSLSCILWRFNPSDPIQVYELQTVTYGLAPSSFLATRVLKQLAIDGSQKYKLGAKAVDEDFYMDDFRSGADTIKEAIQLQKEVQALLAEGGLDLRKWCSNCPQELENLPTEALGGETTLHFDPEQKIKTLGVGWTTESDQLCIEVQQITNDGFWTKRNIFSAIAKLYDPLGLVSPVVALAKIKMQHLWLSTVDWNDPVPMDIATK, encoded by the exons ATGGCGACGACGTCCAAGAAGTACAAGAGACTGGTGCGCAGCAGAAACTACGTGGTGCAATGCGTAGAACGACTAGACCAATATCTGCAAACTACAAAGGAATTCGATGAGCAAGCAGTCAGGGTTCGCATGGAAAAATCGGAGCAGAAATATACGGAATTCGAGGAGATTCAAAACGACATCGAAGGCCTTGACGACAGTGAGGAGAACATAGCAGACCACCAGCAACTTCGGGCTGAGTTCGAAGAAAAGTATTACGAG CGACACTTGAATGCCTTATTCGGTTACACTCGGATGAAGAGGGAATCAGCGGCTGGTTTACACGATCTTATCGACTGTTTTGAACGTAACACGAAAATTTTGGACCAACTGGGAGAGAAGACGAACGGTTGGGGAGCCATGCTGGTCCATTTGATGGTGTCGAAACTGGACGACGTCATGCAGAAACTATGGGAGGAAAATGTTACGCCGGACAAAGAGCCATCTTTTGCATCGTTGGTCGAATTTCTCAAGAAGCAAACTAGAGTTTTGGATGCGGTTTCGGTCGATCAACATATGTTTTCAACGGCAACATCGTTCAGTGGTAGCAAATTCCGTCCCACTAAAGTTTCGGTCAACTCGGCGACCGAAAATACTCCCTCAAACTGCTTCGCTTGCA CAACTGTCGATTGTCCTTCCAAATATCGATGCAAAACGTGCTCGAAAAAGCATCATTCGTTGCTGCATCctggttttcctggttttggTTCTACTTCTAATCCTAATTCAACTTCAGTAGCGAGCAACGTGAATTCTTCTGTTCCAACTACAACCGGTGGTGCTCTGAACTCTGGTGAATCGGTTTCTAGTTCGGTGGCATCAATCTCTTCTAATGTGGTGATGGGGCAACCTAGGTCGCACACGTTTTTGCTAACGGTTTTGCTCAAGGTGAAAGACGTATGGGGAAGGACCCACCAAGCAAGGGCGCTTCTGGATTCTGGATCACAGGTCAACTTGATGTCTGAAAATATGTGTAAATTACTGCAGTTATCACGGCGGGACAAAAAGGTGGAAATTACTGGAATTGGACAATCTCGGAGCCGTACAGCATATGAAGTTTCCACCACGATTGCGTCTCGAGTGCAGAATTTCTCAACGTCAATGGATTTCTTGGTTTTGGGGCAGGTCACCAGCGACCAGCCATCTGTTTCGATACCGCTAGCTCATTTAAAACTTCCCCCTGACATGGTCTTGGCCGATCCCAGTTTCAATGTTTCTGAACCGATTGATTTAATCTTGGGTGCGCAGCAATTTTACGAGTTTCATGTACGCGATGGTGGCCGGCTGCAAGTGCGAAATTTCGACAATACGCTACCAGTATTCGTCAATACGGTGTTCGGATGGGTGGTGGCCGGCGAAGCTAAATGCATGAAGGAATCAACACTGGTTAGCTGTCACATAACGAAACTAGACTCTCTTGAAAAGGCGATCGAAAAGTTTTGGATAGTCGAAGAACTACCGGTTAAAACCCCCCGCTCTCAGGAAGAAGAGTACTGCGAAACACATTTCGTgaacacacgcaaaagttggatg TACGGGGACTTTATGAAGGAGTACATCGAGTTAGGTCATATGAAATGCATCGGCGGCGTGGACGACCTTAGTCTCGACGAAGGTAAAACGGTCTGCTATCTTCCACATCACCCAGTTTTTAAAGAGTCGAGTACTACAACTAAAGTACGGGTGGTATACAATGGGTCTGCTAAAACTTCAACTAATTTCTCTCTTAATGACGCTCTACTAACTGGTCCCACGATTCAAGACGACCTGCTCAGTTTGATGCTCCGCTTCCGAAAACATGCTATAGTTTTGGTCGCTGATGTTGCGAAAATGTATAGGCAGATTCAGGTTCACTCAGACGACACTTCGCTTTCATGCATTCTCTGGCGCTTCAATCCTTCGGATCCAATTCAGGTGTACGAGCTGCAAACTGTCACCTACGGTTTGGCCCCATCGTCTTTTCTCGCCACTCGTGTCTTGAAGCAGTTGGCTATAGACGGCAGCCAAAAATACAAACTTGGAGCAAAGGCCGTAGATGAAGACTTCTATATGGACGATTTTCGCTCGGGGGCGGACACGATCAAAGAGGCGATTCAGCTTCAAAAGGAAGTTCAAGCCCTATTGGCGGAAGGAGGTCTCGATCTACGGAAATGGTGTTCGAACTGCCCACAAGAGCTAGAAAATTTGCCCACTGAAGCACTGGGAGGAGAAACCACCCTGCACTTTGATCCCGAACAGAAAATTAAAACGCTTGGAGTAGGGTGGACAACAGAATCTGATCAGCTTTGCATCGAAGTACAGCAAATTACTAACGACGGTTTTTGGACGAAACGGAACATATTCTCGGCGATTGCGAAACTATACGACCCGCTTGGATTGGTGTCTCCTGTCGTAGCATTGGCGAAAATCAAAATGCAGCATCTCTGGCTATCCACTGTCGACTGGAACGATCCCGTTCCGATGGATATTGCGACCAAATAG